The Campylobacter concisus DNA window AGTTTAAATTTACACTGATCCAGTGCTTTTTGTTCATATGATATGCCTTAAAAATTTGCATCTCATCAACTAGCACCATCGCTAGATCAGGGCTGCATTTTAGATTTAAAACTTCTATCATCTCGTCATTTTTAAGGCCTAGCTTACTAGCGCTTATCTCCATAAGCAGTGCAAACCACTTCTCATTTTTCTTATGGCGAAAGGCACTAAAATTTGGATATTTTTGGAAAATTTGCTCACCTAAAAT harbors:
- a CDS encoding MmcQ/YjbR family DNA-binding protein, translated to MKQSDVERYIKEKFDILGEQIFQKYPNFSAFRHKKNEKWFALLMEISASKLGLKNDEMIEVLNLKCSPDLAMVLVDEMQIFKAYHMNKKHWISVNLNSKISRKTVFDLIDESFTLSK